The Aspergillus fumigatus Af293 chromosome 3, whole genome shotgun sequence region TCGACGTTCGATGTGGCTCGGGGTCCTCTAGAATGGAGCTGACGGACCAATGTGTATCTTGGATTCAGAAATTGAACATTTGTAGCGCAGAAGCAACCTCGAATGGCATCTCCACGCCTAATTTCTGGTAGCGCAGATTCGCTGCGTACACTAATTTGGCTTTCACATCGTCGGTGAAGTTGCGTGGAGGGTATAGGATAAACCGCTCAATGGTCATCCCAATGAACGAGTTTTTGAAGTCCTTGGATGCCTCAGACGGTGTCGCCAAACTTTGAAGAAAAGGGGTGACAGAGTTCGAAAGAATTGCATCGGCTAAAAGTGGTCGCAACGTTAGTGACCGCTGATCAATGACGTTCCGGGGTGAGCACTAACCTTTCGCACGCAGATCCGACTTATTGGCGGTTTTGAAGGCCAGTGCAAGGGCTACCTTAGCGACAGGATCCAGCTTAAAATGATCGAGGAAGGTAGAAAGATCGAAATCACGGAATATGTCTCCTTCTGAGGTATCAACCGTTTCTGCGATTTTCTGGGCTTGCTCTATGTCCTGAGTGACTTTCTGCATTTCTTGGACCAACAAGGGGTAATTGCCAGCATTTTCCACAGACTTGTTGACCCCTGGAAAGATTTGAGGGGCATTGCCCGTCAGAAGACGCCGGAAATACTTCGAGAAGACCTCCATTCCGTTCGACTCAACAAGCTACAGAACGTTACTCCATGTCAGATTTGCAGAAAGTCATAAAGGCGATGGACTGTCCTACCTTGTGTATCTGAGCGGCTTTGGTCTCCCACTTCTCTCGACCTTCTTTCTCCGTGATAGAGTCtagaagaaggaagacttGAGCAATGGATATTTTAGTTAACGAGGACTGGCCTGCGTGAGCTGCAgctccagaagctgctgagCCCGGTTTGTCGGAGGGAAACCCTGTGGGTGAATTCACGGTGTTGCCGGACAATAACGGAGAGAAGGTGGCGCCTCTGGAAGATCCCGtcccaccaccgcctcccCCGGAGCCTCCACCACCCGCGATAGAGCCTGCTGCGGAAGCCAGATGTGACGAAGGGGTGTGAGCCCTAAATTTAGGAGACGAGAGAGACTGTCCGGATTGCTGATGCTGTTGCGAGCCAGATTGGAAGGTGGTAAAAGGTGACGGTGTTGAGGCAGGCGAGGGTACGCTCCGTCCACCAGGAAGACCCCTTGCGGAGCTCAGAAcggcggagaaggaagaagtcaaaggGGAAGAGGTTGAACCACCTGGAGCGGGACTAGTTGACTGAACTGGTCCTCGGGAATTCGCAGACGGaatcgatgacgatgaaagGTTGTTAGTCGCAAGCGGAGTCAACCCACGGCGAATGCTAGACTGGGATGCGGAGAGACCCCAAGCAGATTGCTGTGACCTCGCCGCCCTGTTCGAAGACAATTTATCGGTGCCAGAAGCAATCGACGATTGGgaggaagggggagggggagggaagGTCATCTAGGAGACGCGATCATTTGATCTGTAAGGCAAGCAACAGAAATTTTGTTCGTGACGACGACCAGAATCTATAAAATCGATTATATTGATATCGAAAGCGTATTTGGTGAAGGACAAATATCTTGCTGTGGCAGAGTAGGCAAGATAGAGGTGAATGAAAAAGGTGTCGCTTTGTGGCACAGGTTGGAAGTTCCAACAGAGAGTTAGTGACGGGCAAAGAAAGCGAGGTTGAGTGGACGGCTAGGTGGAGATGCCTAAGGTATACTAGCTTGGCCACAGGGAGGCTGAAGCTCTTTACTACAATCTAGGGCTCAAAGCAAACTAGGTAATATGTACAAGAACTATATGCTTAGGGAACTTTTTGATGCTACTATTGGTAGTCTGGTAAGCAGAATAATCTCCGGTCAGGCAGAACCTTGAGCGCTTCAGAATTTCAACAAACAATTCGAAGTCACTCTACATCCCTTCTACAACACCCCACAATGAATGTTTCCGAAAGGACACGTGACAGACGTGACTGCTGATGTAATTTCTGATTCAGCCCAACCAGATCTAACCATAAGGTTCCTTCAGCAGTAGAGTGCTCTGCGTGAAGTGTTATCAAGTAGGTTGATAGCAGTGCAATATTGCTTCACGTGCAGATGAATTGGGATCTCTCTAATTAAGTTGAACCACTGTCCTACGAGCAAAAGAAGAGAGTCAAGGAGGTTTAGAAATGTGCGGATAACATGTGACATTAAGTTGATCTCTTAATGAGCACCTGAGTCATTCACCTCCATGGAAGCAATCATGAACATAAGTCCAATCATCCATTCACCTTTACGATCAACAAGAAGGACGGCAAGCCCATCGGTTGGCTTCTTATAAGGCCAGTCTCATTGGAAGaatggccaaggagactCAAATGCAGGGATAATGTAGATGAGAACGAGATACCAATATGCACGCTACCCCAACCTCTTAGATGCTACCCGATAAAGTAAGGTTGCAAAAGACACCAATCAAACTCTTTGAGGCGGCTAATAGGCCCCTTGTTACACGTCTGGAAGTTTAAGAGACTACAGAATCCCGACTCAAGTCATCATGGTTGGGCTGCAGGAGCCGCCGGTTGCCCCGAGAGACGTGGAGTAGTAAACATAGCAACCTTCCAGCACTTGTCCATCTGGATGCTAtgaacatgatcaactcGACAAGATCAGCTCACTGAGCAGTTCTTCCAATCCTTCACAAGGCCTTTTCTGCCTTGTTCTTTTATCATTATCAGTATTTGGGTTTTGTCTTTTCGTATCGGTTACTGTTGTGGTGCTTTATCTCGTCGTGGTGTCTGATATCTTATCTCGTGCATTGCAATATCCGTCTTCACCACTATATTCTCCGGTCCCGCCCCTTCTTGAAGCTTGAATGAAAGAGACCTAGAAGTGAATTGTTACACTCGACGGACTAGTGTCTGCAAAAATGCCAGGAACAGTTGCGGAGCCTCCATCGGTGTCCCTATCCTGTATGATCCCGCCTTGTAGCTTCGTCATTGATGCTATCGGCGGCTAACTATTCTGTGACCTAGTTGCCAATAATTTCTGGGGCAAAGACGATGCTGGGGTTGGGCCTATGCTAGATCGCATGCATGGCGCGAAAGTGACTTGTGATGAGCTCAAGACATTCTATAACAGTACGTTAGAGATCTAGCGCAGATGCTACCTTATCAGTCAGACTTCTAACGAACCGTACAGTCCGCGCTGCGATCGAAGATGAATATTCACGGAAGCTTATGGCCCTTTGCCGCAAGCCGCTAGGAACGCACGAAACAGGCTCTCTGCGGTCGTCGTTTGATGTTGTCCGTGGTGAGACGGAATCGATAGCCAAGTCCCACGCCGCAATTGCAACACAAATGAAGCGAGAACTTGAGGAGCCATTGATTGCTTTTGCAGGCGGAtcgaaggagagaaggaagatcatACAGACAGGAATTGAGCGCCTTCTCAAGACCAAGATACAACAGACCCAAACAGTGAACAAGGTGCGGCAACGTTCGGACTTTTGATGGCATTGTAAATGAACATTCATTGACATGGCACTAGACGCGAGACAGATATGAGCAGGATTGTTTGAGGATCAAGGGTTACCTCGCACAAGGACATATGGTAATGGGGCAGGAGGAGCGGAAAAACAAGGCCAAGCTTGAAAAGACACAAATCCAGCTTgcaaccagcagcagcgagtaCGAGGCAGCTGTCAAGATCCTCGAAGAGACGACCGGTCGTTGGAATAAGGAGTGGAAGGCAGCTTGTGATGCACGTCCTGCACTGAACATGATTATGGGGAGATGATGCTAATCGACTATCAGAAATTTCAGGATCTCGAAGAGGAACGGATCGACTTCACCAAGAGCAGTCTTTGGGCGTACGCAAACATTGCGTCGACTGTGTGCGTTAGTGACGACGCTGTATGATACAAACTTCCCTATCAAGATGATCGGAGCTGACATTGTGACCAGTCTTGTGAGAAGATTCGTCTCGCGTTGGAAAATTGTGAAGTTGAGAAAGACATTGTCTCTTTCATCAAGGAAAGAGGAACTGGACAAGACATACCGGATCCGCCCAAGTTCATCAACTTCGCCCGGGGCGATGTAAACGACACAAGTTCAGAGCtttctgaagaagatggattTTCTGTGGCCCAATTTCAGCGTACCATCAATCCAGCATTTCGCAGTTCCTCTCCGCAACCGTCAACTTACGAATCACATCATGAGCCGCGAGGTGAATCGGCGGCCAGGCCGGATAACAATAGCCCTACAACCCCTGCCAGCAGGGAAGCTACGGTCACTCCGCAAAAACCAACGCAACCGCCGGCCCCTCTGGACCTTCGTCGGGGAGGCCATCTCCCACCAAACTATGACCCTAACCAACACGGAGAGATTGCGCCGGTGCCGCACAATGCATATCCGACAGACGGAATGACCATGTTTTGCAGAACAGGACCCCCTTCAGAGCGTAGCTCGGGAAGCAACAGTGCTTATCGGCCTTCGAGCCGTGAGTCGCAAAGTGAGATCTCTAACCCAACATCAGTGTCGAGCCAGGAGCCTCCCAGCGCCAGGCAATCTCCAACGAAGCCAACCAACGGGGTTGCGCTCCCAGGTCTTGGTGGGGACAAGCAGAtccagaagagaagaagtgCTTTTTTTAGCAACAGCCCCTTCCGTCGCAAGAGTCGCCATGATAAGGACCGTAATTCTGGCCCCTCGCACACCCCTACCCGAAGCACATGGGAGTCTCCCACAAAACAGGCCACTCCAGTAAAGgcacctcagcctcagcctccgcAACCGCCAGCGCCTGTCCTTGACAACGAGCGGCAGGTTGAGAGTCCTGAGCCGGCAGACCCCAGGGCAAATTTTCAACTTAATGTCGGTAACAATGTTTTTGATGTCGCTTCCCCAGACAAGGCTacggccaagaaggctgCTCAAACGGCCAAGgctggagaggaggagcttgatcCTATCGCCCGTGCTTTAGCAGATTTGAAAGGTGGTGGAAAGCAGTCCATGACCAGAGTGTCTGCCGACAGGTATCATGGCATTGCCACACCTGTGCCGTCCGCTCCACCTTCCAACTACAGCGACGCACCTGTAGCGACTCCCCCTCCTGCCTACAATGATCCGTCGGTCAAGAGACTTGATGCACCACAACCTGCCTTTACTTCGGCGCAGATGCAGAAAACGACTCAGAAATACACAGGTCAGACCAAGAGTATGCTCAGGGGAAGTGGTAATACCCCGAGTTTGGCAAGCAGAAATAGCGCAGAAGTTCCTCGAGCCAAACAGGAAATTCCTCGACCGAAACAGGAGACACCTCGAGCCAAGTCACCTGTTCCGAGACGCAGCGCCAGCCCACAAGTTCCAAGTCCCCAAGTGATCAGTCCACAGCCGATCAGCCCCCAGGTTTCGCCTGCTCGTGTGGAGACCCGGACGGGCCATTACAGTAGGGGCGCAAGTCCAAGCCCGAGCACGTATCAGGCAAACAGTGTCAGAAGCCGCTATAGCCAATCGCCCTCGGTTTCTACACCGCCTCAGCGGCCTGTCGATGCAGCACCATCGCCGCGTGAATTTCCTAGGCGCAGCTCTCCAAACCCGGCGGCGGCACGTGCCGTTTCTCCTCAACCCCAATTTAGACAGCAGACCAGGCCTTCCAGCGCCGGTGGTATGGAGTTGCAACTGTCAAGCGGTGGTAGTGGGGATATGTATGGCACCAGTTATGACAGCTACAGCGCTCGGGGCAGGGACTCTGGTCGGCCTATGTCATATTACGGCGATGGTGGTAGCCAGGGGGGCAGATCCAGGAGCAGGACTGTGGCTGTAGCTGACCCTAGCAGGCAGTTTAGCCGGGACGGACGTCCAATTCTACATTTTGGTAAGTAGTGGAGTGCCGCAGCACTCGAGCCT contains the following coding sequences:
- a CDS encoding formin-binding protein HOF1; protein product: MPGTVAEPPSVSLSFANNFWGKDDAGVGPMLDRMHGAKVTCDELKTFYNIRAAIEDEYSRKLMALCRKPLGTHETGSLRSSFDVVRGETESIAKSHAAIATQMKRELEEPLIAFAGGSKERRKIIQTGIERLLKTKIQQTQTVNKTRDRYEQDCLRIKGYLAQGHMVMGQEERKNKAKLEKTQIQLATSSSEYEAAVKILEETTGRWNKEWKAACDKFQDLEEERIDFTKSSLWAYANIASTVCVSDDASCEKIRLALENCEVEKDIVSFIKERGTGQDIPDPPKFINFARGDVNDTSSELSEEDGFSVAQFQRTINPAFRSSSPQPSTYESHHEPRGESAARPDNNSPTTPASREATVTPQKPTQPPAPLDLRRGGHLPPNYDPNQHGEIAPVPHNAYPTDGMTMFCRTGPPSERSSGSNSAYRPSSRESQSEISNPTSVSSQEPPSARQSPTKPTNGVALPGLGGDKQIQKRRSAFFSNSPFRRKSRHDKDRNSGPSHTPTRSTWESPTKQATPVKAPQPQPPQPPAPVLDNERQVESPEPADPRANFQLNVGNNVFDVASPDKATAKKAAQTAKAGEEELDPIARALADLKGGGKQSMTRVSADRYHGIATPVPSAPPSNYSDAPVATPPPAYNDPSVKRLDAPQPAFTSAQMQKTTQKYTGQTKSMLRGSGNTPSLASRNSAEVPRAKQEIPRPKQETPRAKSPVPRRSASPQVPSPQVISPQPISPQVSPARVETRTGHYSRGASPSPSTYQANSVRSRYSQSPSVSTPPQRPVDAAPSPREFPRRSSPNPAAARAVSPQPQFRQQTRPSSAGGMELQLSSGGSGDMYGTSYDSYSARGRDSGRPMSYYGDGGSQGGRSRSRTVAVADPSRQFSRDGRPILHFARALYSYTAAIPEELGFSKGDVLSVIRLQDDGWWEAEITTTRSRTGLVPSNYLQII